A window of Primulina tabacum isolate GXHZ01 chromosome 4, ASM2559414v2, whole genome shotgun sequence contains these coding sequences:
- the LOC142541435 gene encoding uncharacterized protein LOC142541435 isoform X1 yields MSAKSEAQKGVLVVSVPQKQARMNLSAPKYETRDCCRYEFDYQAGFTQFLEEARKNASQERFNIANLGAAPQQQLDGEKQKKKSWKNSIFFWFKSDRKNKSTKQSMSGATISKPGRGWVHVSGPIQGSVGNITGNSRKQRLASGPLTGLFGSTDRAEDCYQVPYMCLGQLKNPHRVHSYGPVYLVT; encoded by the exons atgtcTGCAAAATCTGAAGCACAAAAGGGTGTTCTTGTTGTTTCAGTTCCACAGAAG CAGGCAAGGATGAACTTGTCTGCTCCGAAATATGAAACCAGAGATTGCTGCAGGTATGAGTTTGACTACCAGGCAGGATTTACACAG TTCTTGGAAGAAGCAAGAAAGAACGCAAGCCAGGAGAGATTTAATATAGCAAATCTTGGAGCAGCACCACAACAGCAATTGGATGGGGAGAAACAGAAGAAGAAATCTTGGAAAAATTCAATCTTTTTTTGGTTCAAGAGTGACAGGAAGAACAAATCCACCAAGCAATCTATGAGCGGTGCCACGATTTCTAAACCGGGGCGTGGCTGGGTTCATGTTTCTGGTCCGATCCAAGGAAGTGTGGGCAACATCACTGGTAATAGCAGAAAACAGAGGTTGGCATCCGGTCCTCTAACCGGTCTTTTCGGTTCAACTGATCGAGCAGAGGATTGTTATCAGGTGCCTTATATGTGCCTTGGCCAGCTTAAGAATCCACACAGGGTTCATTCATATGGGCCTGTTTACTTGGTGACTTAG
- the LOC142541435 gene encoding uncharacterized protein LOC142541435 isoform X2, with amino-acid sequence MSAKSEAQKGVLVVSVPQKARMNLSAPKYETRDCCRYEFDYQAGFTQFLEEARKNASQERFNIANLGAAPQQQLDGEKQKKKSWKNSIFFWFKSDRKNKSTKQSMSGATISKPGRGWVHVSGPIQGSVGNITGNSRKQRLASGPLTGLFGSTDRAEDCYQVPYMCLGQLKNPHRVHSYGPVYLVT; translated from the exons atgtcTGCAAAATCTGAAGCACAAAAGGGTGTTCTTGTTGTTTCAGTTCCACAGAAG GCAAGGATGAACTTGTCTGCTCCGAAATATGAAACCAGAGATTGCTGCAGGTATGAGTTTGACTACCAGGCAGGATTTACACAG TTCTTGGAAGAAGCAAGAAAGAACGCAAGCCAGGAGAGATTTAATATAGCAAATCTTGGAGCAGCACCACAACAGCAATTGGATGGGGAGAAACAGAAGAAGAAATCTTGGAAAAATTCAATCTTTTTTTGGTTCAAGAGTGACAGGAAGAACAAATCCACCAAGCAATCTATGAGCGGTGCCACGATTTCTAAACCGGGGCGTGGCTGGGTTCATGTTTCTGGTCCGATCCAAGGAAGTGTGGGCAACATCACTGGTAATAGCAGAAAACAGAGGTTGGCATCCGGTCCTCTAACCGGTCTTTTCGGTTCAACTGATCGAGCAGAGGATTGTTATCAGGTGCCTTATATGTGCCTTGGCCAGCTTAAGAATCCACACAGGGTTCATTCATATGGGCCTGTTTACTTGGTGACTTAG
- the LOC142542505 gene encoding RING-H2 finger protein ATL3-like — MTDSGSGKFGDSSVIELAGKIMVVTLILLSFVIVFVFCLHLYAKWFWYRRQVNPTTTTRRRRRLDFSSGYQEAAAVAALRRGLDPSVLKTIPITLFDPKEFKDGLECAVCLCEVTEGEKTRLLPKCNHGFHVECIDMWFQSHSTCPLCRNPVANQCQSSENSAADSTLETTQQIPAAENPSFSTETPNFPTNVLFWGNETQVSTFGPNSVEEDHQNCAINEPSSSSPSSLSRSNRPDGILVIDIPIQINEEEEQKSPMPTRLRSLKRLLSGNRRTIPSSPRNFDLEQGIRGRS, encoded by the coding sequence ATGACAGACTCAGGGTCTGGGAAGTTTGGTGACTCGAGTGTGATTGAGCTCGCGGGAAAGATCATGGTGGTGACCCTAATCCTTCTCTCTTTCGTTATAGTTTTTGTCTTCTGCCTCCACCTCTACGCCAAATGGTTCTGGTACCGTCGCCAAGTTAATCCCACAACCACCACCCGGCGCCGCCGCCGACTTGACTTCTCCTCTGGCTATCAAGAAGCAGCAGCTGTTGCCGCCTTGCGCCGTGGCCTCGATCCTTCAGTCCTCAAAACCATACCCATCACTCTGTTTGATCCAAAAGAGTTCAAAGATGGGCTAGAATGTGCAGTGTGTCTCTGTGAGGTCACCGAAGGTGAAAAAACCAGACTTCTACCGAAATGCAATCATGGATTCCATGTAGAATGCATTGACATGTGGTTTCAATCACATTCTACTTGTCCCCTCTGTAGAAACCCTGTTGCGAATCAGTGCCAATCCTCTGAGAATTCTGCTGCTGATTCAACATTAGAAACCACACAACAAATTCCAGCAGCGGAGAATCCAAGTTTCTCGACAGAAACTCCAAATTTTCCAACCAATGTACTATTCTGGGGTAATGAAACTCAAGTTAGCACTTTTGGTCCAAATAGTGTGGAGGAAGATCATCAAAATTGCGCGATTAATGAGCCGTCTAGTTCATCCCCGTCATCGTTATCTAGGAGTAATCGGCCAGATGGGATATTGGTGATTGATATTCCAATACAGATTAATGAAGAAGAAGAACAGAAGTCACCAATGCCAACGAGACTCAGATCACTTAAAAGGCTCTTGAGTGGTAATAGAAGAACCATTCCTTCTAGTCCTAGGAATTTTGATCTGGAGCAAGGAATCCGAGGACGAAGttaa
- the LOC142542507 gene encoding O-fucosyltransferase 36-like isoform X1 — translation MMEREHSDEEEDREHLISQNAMTNDVVHSANHRRSSFQIDDLKDQVSSTSRKCNKRYLFAFFLPLMILMLYFTTDLKNLFQTRIPMAKDLGGNPSVNRMRESELRALYLLKQQEIELFKTWNRTALMTKLYSDDASGSGVVNRTSVDSNSKGMVTSSMLEDLKSRVFSQISLNKQIQGILLSSHENGDFVDFNENYTDASFGGWSRCRMVDQRLSERKTIEWKPSSNKYLFAICTSGQMSNHLICLEKHMFFAALLNRVLVIPSAKVDFEFHRVLDIGHINKCVGRKVVVTFEELSESKKNSVHIDKLLCFFSLPQPCFVDDDHVKKLKGLGLTFGKIEAVWKEDVKNPKEKTVQDVLGKFTSDDDVIAIGDMFFAEVETDWVMQSGGPIAHKCKTLIEPHRLILLTAQRFIQTFLGKDFIALHFRRHGFLKFCNAKKRSCFYPVPQAADCINRVVERAGTPVIYLSTDAGGSETGLLKSLIAWNGKTVPLVNRPGRDAAEKWDALLYRHGLEEDHQVEAMLDKTICALSTVFIGSHGSTFTEDILRLRKDWGSASLCDEYLCQGELPNFIAEEE, via the exons ATGATGGAACGCGAGCACTCGGATGAAGAGGAGGATCGCGAACACCTAATTTCTCAGAATGCCATGACCAACGACGTCGTACATTCCGCCAACCACCGCCGTTCCTCGTTTCAAATCGACGATTTGAAGGATCAAGTCTCGAGCACCTCGCGCAAATGCAATAAGAGGTATCTGTTTGCCTTTTTCTTGcccttgatgattttgatgcTCTATTTTACGACGGACCTGAAGAACCTTTTCCAAACCCGCATTCCGATGGCCAAGGATCTCGGGGGCAATCCTTCGGTCAATCGCATGCGCGAGTCCGAATTGCGGGCTCTGTATTTGCTTAAGCAGCAGGAAATTGAGCTTTTCAAGACGTGGAATCGGACCGCATTGATGACAAAATTATATTCTGATGATGCAAGTGGTAGCGGTGTGGTGAATCGAACTTCTGTTGACAGTAACAGTAAAGGCATGGTGACGTCTTCAATGCTCGAAGACTTGAAGTCTCGTGTTTTTAGCCAAATTTCATTGAACAAACAAATTCAAGGAATTCTTTTGTCGTCCCATGAAAATGGGGATTTCGTGGATTTTAATGAGAACTATACAGATGCAAGTTTTGGGGGTTGGAGTAGGTGCCGGATGGTGGATCAGAGGTTGTCTGAGAGGAAGACCATTGAGTGGAAGCCCAGCTCAAACAAGTATCTGTTTGCAATTTGTACTTCTGGCCAAATGTCGAATCATTTGATTTGTTTGGAGAAGCACATGTTCTTTGCAGCTTTGCTTAATCGTGTTTTGGTGATCCCTAGTGCAAAGGTTGATTTCGAGTTTCATCGGGTACTGGATATTGGGCATATTAACAAATGTGTGGGAAGGAAAGTTGTGGTAACATTTGAGGAATTATCCGAGAGTAAGAAGAATTCTGTGCATATCGAcaagttgttatgttttttctCATTGCCGCAGCCTTGTTTTGTCGATGATGATCATGTGAAGAAGTTGAAGGGGTTGGGTCTCACATTTGGTAAGATTGAAGCTGTTTGGAAGGAGGATGTGAAGAATCCAAAGGAAAAAACTGTTCAGGATGTTTTAGGTAAGTTTACCTCGGATGATGATGTTATTGCTATTGGAGACATGTTCTTTGCAGAGGTGGAAACGGACTGGGTAATGCAGTCTGGTGGTCCTATTGCCCACAAATGTAAGACATTGATTGAGCCACATCGGCTTATTTTGCTCACAGCTCAACGTTTTATTCAGACATTCTTAGGGAAGGACTTCATAGCTCTTCATTTTCGGCGACATGGTTTCTTGAAATTCTG CAATGCCAAGAAACGAAGCTGCTTTTACCCTGTTCCTCAAGCTGCAGATTGCATAAATCGAGTGGTTGAACGGGCTGGCACTCCTGTGATATATCTTTCTACAGATGCTGGGGGAAGTGAAACTGGTTTACTGAAGTCACTCATTGCCTGGAACGGGAAGACTGTGCCACTTGTTAATAGACCTGGTCGTGATGCAGCGGAAAAGTGGGATGCTTTGTTATATAGGCATGGACTTGAGGAAGACCATCAG GTGGAAGCAATGTTGGATAAGACTATTTGTGCACTGTCTACTGTGTTTATTGGATCCCATGGATCTACATTTACAGAAGATATCTTGCGGCTTCGTAAGGACTGGGGTTCAGCATCTTTATGTGATGAATACCTGTGCCAGGGTGAACTCCCCAATTTTATTGCAGAAGAAGAGTGA
- the LOC142542507 gene encoding O-fucosyltransferase 36-like isoform X2, producing the protein MRESELRALYLLKQQEIELFKTWNRTALMTKLYSDDASGSGVVNRTSVDSNSKGMVTSSMLEDLKSRVFSQISLNKQIQGILLSSHENGDFVDFNENYTDASFGGWSRCRMVDQRLSERKTIEWKPSSNKYLFAICTSGQMSNHLICLEKHMFFAALLNRVLVIPSAKVDFEFHRVLDIGHINKCVGRKVVVTFEELSESKKNSVHIDKLLCFFSLPQPCFVDDDHVKKLKGLGLTFGKIEAVWKEDVKNPKEKTVQDVLGKFTSDDDVIAIGDMFFAEVETDWVMQSGGPIAHKCKTLIEPHRLILLTAQRFIQTFLGKDFIALHFRRHGFLKFCNAKKRSCFYPVPQAADCINRVVERAGTPVIYLSTDAGGSETGLLKSLIAWNGKTVPLVNRPGRDAAEKWDALLYRHGLEEDHQVEAMLDKTICALSTVFIGSHGSTFTEDILRLRKDWGSASLCDEYLCQGELPNFIAEEE; encoded by the exons ATGCGCGAGTCCGAATTGCGGGCTCTGTATTTGCTTAAGCAGCAGGAAATTGAGCTTTTCAAGACGTGGAATCGGACCGCATTGATGACAAAATTATATTCTGATGATGCAAGTGGTAGCGGTGTGGTGAATCGAACTTCTGTTGACAGTAACAGTAAAGGCATGGTGACGTCTTCAATGCTCGAAGACTTGAAGTCTCGTGTTTTTAGCCAAATTTCATTGAACAAACAAATTCAAGGAATTCTTTTGTCGTCCCATGAAAATGGGGATTTCGTGGATTTTAATGAGAACTATACAGATGCAAGTTTTGGGGGTTGGAGTAGGTGCCGGATGGTGGATCAGAGGTTGTCTGAGAGGAAGACCATTGAGTGGAAGCCCAGCTCAAACAAGTATCTGTTTGCAATTTGTACTTCTGGCCAAATGTCGAATCATTTGATTTGTTTGGAGAAGCACATGTTCTTTGCAGCTTTGCTTAATCGTGTTTTGGTGATCCCTAGTGCAAAGGTTGATTTCGAGTTTCATCGGGTACTGGATATTGGGCATATTAACAAATGTGTGGGAAGGAAAGTTGTGGTAACATTTGAGGAATTATCCGAGAGTAAGAAGAATTCTGTGCATATCGAcaagttgttatgttttttctCATTGCCGCAGCCTTGTTTTGTCGATGATGATCATGTGAAGAAGTTGAAGGGGTTGGGTCTCACATTTGGTAAGATTGAAGCTGTTTGGAAGGAGGATGTGAAGAATCCAAAGGAAAAAACTGTTCAGGATGTTTTAGGTAAGTTTACCTCGGATGATGATGTTATTGCTATTGGAGACATGTTCTTTGCAGAGGTGGAAACGGACTGGGTAATGCAGTCTGGTGGTCCTATTGCCCACAAATGTAAGACATTGATTGAGCCACATCGGCTTATTTTGCTCACAGCTCAACGTTTTATTCAGACATTCTTAGGGAAGGACTTCATAGCTCTTCATTTTCGGCGACATGGTTTCTTGAAATTCTG CAATGCCAAGAAACGAAGCTGCTTTTACCCTGTTCCTCAAGCTGCAGATTGCATAAATCGAGTGGTTGAACGGGCTGGCACTCCTGTGATATATCTTTCTACAGATGCTGGGGGAAGTGAAACTGGTTTACTGAAGTCACTCATTGCCTGGAACGGGAAGACTGTGCCACTTGTTAATAGACCTGGTCGTGATGCAGCGGAAAAGTGGGATGCTTTGTTATATAGGCATGGACTTGAGGAAGACCATCAG GTGGAAGCAATGTTGGATAAGACTATTTGTGCACTGTCTACTGTGTTTATTGGATCCCATGGATCTACATTTACAGAAGATATCTTGCGGCTTCGTAAGGACTGGGGTTCAGCATCTTTATGTGATGAATACCTGTGCCAGGGTGAACTCCCCAATTTTATTGCAGAAGAAGAGTGA
- the LOC142541337 gene encoding uncharacterized protein LOC142541337: MATLPPSSLQLPKPSSALPPSARQNPRPRYISILRATAEEDPPQTEPEPGKEGDSFENRLYQLRLRNRSGTGKKAELRKSKKGKKIGSGSGSGSRSSIFLPPVALKEALSEGLSVEFGFSSYAERIHGRLAILGLGALLSVELATGKRVISYHSPAIIFIQLYFVAAVSALYVKYEKEKWPDTDNFLCAMQQIYVRNGFSGQCLEQENRNRRESAKIVH, encoded by the exons ATGGCGACTCTACCACCTTCGTCTCTCCAACTCCCCAAACCAAGCTCGGCACTCCCACCCTCGGCCCGCCAGAACCCACGTCCTCGATACATCTCTATCCTCCGCGCCACAGCCGAAGAAGATCCTCCCCAAACCGAACCCGAACCAGGCAAGGAGGGCGACAGCTTCGAAAATCGACTATACCAGCTCCGGCTTCGTAACCGCAGCGGCACGGGAAAGAAAGCCGAGCTTAGGAAAAGCAAAAAAGGGAAGAAAATTGGGTCGGGGTCCGGGTCAGGATCTAGGTCGAGCATTTTCCTGCCTCCGGTAGCACTGAAAGAAGCTTTGTCGGAAGGGTTGAGTGTGGAGTTCGGGTTCAGCTCTTATGCGGAGCGTATCCACGGTCGGCTTGCCATTCTTGGATTAGGTGCTCTGCTATCGGTGGAGTTGGCAACTGGAAAGCGAGTGATAAGCTATCATTCACCAGCTATTATTTTCATTCAGTTGTATTTCGTCGCTGCGGTTTCTGCTTTGTATGTCAAGTATGAGAAGGAGAAA TGGCCTGACACTGATAATTTTCTGTGTGCCATGCAACAAATTTATGTCCGAAATGGGTTTTCCGGACAATGTCTTGAGCAAGAGAACCGCAACCGCCGCGAGAGTGCAAAAATTGTACACTAG